From the genome of Vicia villosa cultivar HV-30 ecotype Madison, WI linkage group LG2, Vvil1.0, whole genome shotgun sequence, one region includes:
- the LOC131649720 gene encoding uncharacterized protein LOC131649720, which yields MEALNATYDNYILPVNSQEYWKITEHPKPELTKLKRPIGKPKKHRRKDEILEDMPGRGTRKVKRRYEVIFSKCGESGHYKKTCKGPPKPGYVKKNKKLESPQPPVVRPTPVRPSPPPVTPSPPLVRLPTPSFITRPSTVETPSIRPPTPQFLFP from the exons ATGGAAGCTTTAAATGCTACTTATGATAACTATATTCTACCGGTCAACAGCCAAGAATATTGGAAAATTACAGAGCATCCTAAGCCAGAACTAACAAAGTTGAAAAGACCTATCGGTAAACCAAAGAAGCATAGAAGGAAAGATGAAATTTTAGAAGATATGCCAGGGAGAGGAACACGTAAGGTTAAAAGAAGATATGAAGTGATTTTCTCAAAGTGTGGTGAATCTGGTCATTATAAAAAGACATGCAAGGGACCTCCAAAACCAGGATATGTGAAAAAGAACAAAAAG CTGGAATCACCACAACCACCAGTTGTAAGGCCTACTCCTGTTAGGCCATCGCCACCTCCTGTTACGCCATCACCTCCTCTAGTTAGGCTACCAACACCGTCTTTCATTACACGTCCTTCAACAGTTGAAACTCCATCGATCCGACCACCAACACCTCAATTTCTCTTTCCATGA